The proteins below are encoded in one region of Blastocatellia bacterium:
- a CDS encoding UvrD-helicase domain-containing protein has protein sequence MRRYVLKRPTTQRLRVDYRAELNDQQYAAVAAGAGPLLVIAGAGSGKTRVVTYRVAWLIEHGVDPSRILLVTFTNKAAREMLRRVEALLQTSLPQLWGGTFHHIANRVLREHAELLGYTPNYTILDAEDSRDLISLCVREAGIDIKARRFPRGEVLGDIISLAANTSSSIEQVIERSYPYFEPLTLDIALVSAIYRQRKQRDNLMDYDDLLLNWKRLLDEHPTIHHRYANQFMHILVDEYQDTNAIQADIVDQLAVVHRNVMVVGDDAQSIYSWRGANFRNIYEFPARYPDAQVVRLEVNYRSTPPVLELANASIACNQKQFPKALRARRRGGVKPALIPARDVYEQADFVVSRALELRDAGIPLSEMAVLYRSHYHSMEIQVELVRRGIPYLVRSGVRFFEQAHIKDVLAYVRLVSNPYDELAWMRVLQLIPGVGKNTATRVWQQLTATGDPLTAVTTLGLVPARAEAGWKEFISLVARLTDVQHIDSPSAQIEAVLDSGYVDHVRANYANAEARLDDLRQLATFAARYQSAEAFLSEVALIGTERFSWRDGLHGEDVMQSGDPEEFLVLSSIHQAKGLEWRVVFLVWAAHGRFPSARALQDEESIEEERRLFYVAVTRAKDELYLCYPLLARERHRTLILSPSLFIQEVDPSLMDEWMITVEPFDEHA, from the coding sequence ATGAGACGGTATGTTCTGAAGCGTCCGACTACGCAGCGACTGCGCGTTGATTATCGGGCTGAGTTGAACGATCAACAGTATGCCGCTGTCGCAGCGGGCGCAGGGCCGTTGTTGGTGATCGCCGGCGCGGGCTCGGGCAAGACCCGCGTGGTGACCTATCGCGTCGCCTGGCTCATCGAGCACGGCGTTGATCCATCACGGATTTTGCTGGTGACATTCACCAATAAGGCGGCGCGCGAAATGCTCCGGCGCGTCGAAGCGCTATTGCAAACCAGCTTGCCGCAACTGTGGGGTGGAACATTTCATCACATTGCGAATCGCGTCTTGCGGGAACATGCCGAGCTTCTAGGCTACACGCCAAATTACACAATCCTCGATGCAGAAGATAGCCGCGACCTGATCAGCCTGTGCGTGCGCGAGGCAGGGATTGACATCAAGGCGCGACGGTTTCCGCGAGGTGAAGTGCTGGGCGACATCATCAGTCTTGCGGCTAACACCTCGAGTTCGATCGAGCAGGTCATCGAACGTTCCTATCCCTATTTTGAGCCGCTCACACTGGACATCGCGCTGGTCAGCGCGATCTATCGCCAACGCAAGCAACGTGACAATTTGATGGACTATGATGACCTGCTGCTGAATTGGAAACGGTTGCTTGATGAGCATCCAACGATTCACCATCGCTATGCCAACCAATTCATGCACATCCTGGTGGACGAATATCAGGACACGAACGCGATCCAAGCTGACATCGTTGATCAACTGGCCGTCGTGCATCGGAATGTGATGGTCGTCGGCGATGACGCGCAGTCAATCTATAGCTGGCGGGGCGCGAATTTTCGCAATATCTACGAATTTCCCGCGCGGTATCCCGACGCGCAGGTGGTGCGGCTGGAAGTGAATTATCGCAGCACGCCGCCTGTGTTAGAGCTAGCCAATGCCTCGATTGCTTGCAACCAGAAGCAATTTCCTAAGGCGCTACGCGCCCGGCGTCGCGGTGGCGTGAAGCCGGCGCTCATTCCGGCGCGCGATGTGTATGAGCAAGCTGATTTCGTCGTCAGTCGCGCGTTGGAGCTGCGCGATGCCGGCATTCCGCTGAGCGAGATGGCCGTTCTCTATCGGTCGCATTATCACTCGATGGAAATTCAAGTCGAATTAGTGCGACGAGGCATTCCTTACCTTGTGCGGTCCGGCGTGCGATTTTTTGAGCAAGCCCACATCAAAGACGTGCTGGCTTATGTCCGGCTCGTCAGCAATCCATACGACGAGCTGGCCTGGATGCGCGTCCTTCAATTGATACCCGGCGTAGGCAAAAACACGGCGACGCGGGTGTGGCAACAGCTTACCGCGACAGGAGACCCGCTGACAGCAGTCACTACGTTGGGGCTCGTGCCGGCGCGGGCTGAGGCTGGTTGGAAGGAGTTTATTTCTTTGGTCGCGCGGCTCACTGACGTGCAGCATATTGATTCGCCATCGGCGCAGATTGAAGCTGTGCTCGATAGCGGTTATGTGGATCACGTGCGGGCCAACTATGCCAACGCCGAGGCGCGGCTCGATGATTTGCGGCAATTGGCCACGTTCGCCGCTCGCTATCAATCGGCGGAAGCGTTCCTCAGCGAAGTGGCGCTGATCGGCACTGAGCGCTTCAGTTGGCGCGACGGTTTGCATGGCGAAGATGTTATGCAGAGCGGCGACCCAGAGGAGTTTTTGGTGCTCTCTTCGATTCATCAAGCCAAAGGCTTGGAGTGGCGCGTCGTCTTCCTGGTCTGGGCTGCTCATGGCCGCTTTCCTTCAGCTCGCGCTTTGCAAGACGAGGAATCCATCGAAGAAGAGCGACGGCTCTTTTACGTCGCGGTGACGCGCGCCAAAGACGAGCTTTACTTGTGCTATCCGTTGCTGGCGCGAGAACGCCATCGAACTCTGATTCTCAGCCCATCCCTGTTCATTCAGGAGGTTGATCCCTCGCTGATGGACGAATGGATGATTACAGTCGAACCCTTCGACGAGCATGCGTGA
- a CDS encoding ComEC/Rec2 family competence protein, protein MRERFAPLSLTFQPMLFVAAAYCVGIALAGSLNMPLLMLYGLALICCLIALVGLIVGSSRAGRYGAHMTSAALLIGFVCAGGLLFRLEQSAPAPYRIRSLYQAGRIQPHEPVQIIGVLSGMPVAAPERVYLDIEVQRVKSRTVEQHARGRVRLMLPLTDEVMQQLSDQLRLSYGVRIRALTTLQRADRYRNPGSFEYTEFLDQRGFDASGVLKSPRLVSVLARDQGHRLMARLYEGRRRAEAAIDRLFDGQTAAILKAVFLGNRYFLSRDVAERFRAGGTFHLLVISGSHVSFLAAILIGIFSTLWRNRWFQFVAVSGLLWAYTLMVGLDQAPIVRATVMTTVALVALIVFRQAQAANMLGVAAFILLVIKPSELFAPGFQLTCLAVASMVLLAFPLIARWRAIGTWRPSSSAPYPPQCPPWCRWLAEVMYWDQRAFDREQQRSPIRFRVEKAALAQWINRLIGVQPLLRAVCLSLVISSVVQIVMLPAMILYFHRVTLAGVLLNVTVSLFIALLMLIAFLAFAIAQLNMAWASPLVKLADWLASSMNESMQPLLQFRWASFRVAEYTSDARWVYGLYFVPLVFFVFAVHRWQPLRIGSATMLTAPSSATRLRSVAPSSATWLGSVGESLWRFRHQAAALLLLFNVVIIVTHPGSVRHQEGWLTVSFLDVGQGDAVLIQFPQGASMLVDSGGRPSFRATGSSGAEESDFIEDTQTIGEAVVSNFLWAQGITRIDYALPTHADTDHIQGFSDVFNNFSVGRVLLARLPTEDAEFTLLESARRANRIPIQAIAAGDRFSIDGVAVDVLWPPRVPVQPAGWGNDESVVMKLTYGHRRILLTGDITEVVEQVLMGRYPDLSCDVLKVPHHGSRTSSSEAFIDRVRPRDAVIPVGAHSPFRHPHQEVVARYRARRVRLWQTGHSGTITIRTDGTRLEISTHVRQPSG, encoded by the coding sequence ATGCGTGAGCGTTTCGCCCCGCTCTCTCTGACGTTCCAACCAATGTTGTTTGTGGCAGCGGCGTACTGCGTCGGCATTGCGCTGGCCGGCAGTCTGAACATGCCGCTGCTCATGTTGTATGGACTCGCCTTGATCTGTTGCTTGATTGCTCTGGTCGGCTTGATTGTTGGTTCATCGCGTGCCGGTCGGTATGGGGCTCACATGACGTCTGCCGCGCTGCTGATTGGGTTTGTGTGCGCCGGCGGTTTATTGTTTCGGCTTGAGCAATCGGCGCCGGCGCCGTATCGCATTCGTTCGTTGTATCAAGCCGGGCGTATTCAGCCCCATGAGCCTGTGCAGATCATCGGCGTGCTTTCAGGCATGCCTGTCGCGGCGCCCGAGCGCGTCTATTTGGACATAGAAGTTCAGCGGGTCAAGTCGCGCACGGTCGAGCAGCATGCGCGTGGTCGTGTGCGGCTGATGCTGCCGTTGACCGACGAGGTGATGCAGCAACTCTCGGATCAGCTCCGGCTGAGTTACGGCGTTCGCATTCGAGCGCTCACCACCTTGCAACGGGCCGATCGGTATCGCAATCCCGGCTCGTTTGAATACACGGAATTTCTCGACCAACGAGGCTTTGATGCGTCAGGTGTCTTGAAGAGTCCACGCTTAGTAAGTGTGCTTGCGCGCGATCAAGGTCATCGGCTCATGGCGCGGTTGTATGAAGGCCGGCGGCGCGCTGAAGCCGCTATTGATCGCCTCTTCGATGGCCAGACGGCGGCAATTCTCAAAGCTGTCTTTCTCGGCAACCGATATTTTCTCAGCCGCGATGTAGCTGAGAGATTCCGCGCGGGCGGAACCTTCCATCTGCTGGTCATCTCCGGGTCACACGTTAGTTTTCTGGCAGCCATCTTGATAGGAATTTTCTCGACGCTGTGGCGGAATCGCTGGTTTCAATTTGTCGCCGTCAGCGGGTTGCTCTGGGCTTATACGTTGATGGTTGGCCTCGATCAAGCGCCGATTGTACGAGCGACCGTGATGACAACGGTGGCGCTCGTGGCGCTCATTGTGTTTCGCCAGGCGCAGGCGGCCAATATGCTGGGCGTGGCAGCATTCATCTTGCTCGTCATCAAACCGAGTGAGTTGTTTGCTCCCGGCTTTCAACTGACCTGCCTGGCCGTTGCTTCGATGGTGTTGTTGGCCTTCCCACTGATCGCTCGATGGCGTGCCATTGGGACGTGGCGCCCATCCTCGTCAGCGCCCTACCCGCCGCAATGCCCGCCGTGGTGTCGTTGGCTGGCCGAAGTGATGTACTGGGATCAACGTGCCTTTGATCGAGAGCAACAACGGTCGCCGATTCGCTTTCGCGTTGAAAAGGCCGCACTGGCGCAGTGGATCAATCGCCTCATTGGTGTGCAACCGCTGTTGCGGGCTGTCTGCCTCTCGCTCGTCATTTCATCAGTCGTGCAGATCGTCATGCTGCCGGCCATGATCCTCTATTTCCATCGTGTGACATTGGCCGGCGTCTTGCTCAATGTGACTGTCAGTTTGTTCATCGCGCTGCTGATGCTCATTGCTTTTCTCGCATTCGCAATCGCGCAACTGAATATGGCGTGGGCAAGCCCGTTGGTGAAGCTTGCCGATTGGTTGGCCTCGAGCATGAACGAGAGTATGCAGCCGCTGTTGCAATTTCGCTGGGCGAGCTTTCGCGTTGCCGAGTATACATCCGATGCGCGATGGGTCTACGGGCTGTACTTCGTCCCACTCGTGTTCTTTGTCTTTGCCGTGCACAGATGGCAGCCACTTCGGATTGGCAGCGCGACGATGCTGACAGCGCCGTCAAGCGCAACACGGCTACGTTCCGTCGCGCCGTCAAGCGCAACATGGTTGGGTTCCGTTGGAGAATCGTTATGGCGATTTCGTCATCAAGCGGCTGCTCTGTTGCTGCTCTTCAACGTGGTGATCATCGTGACCCATCCGGGCAGCGTGCGCCATCAAGAGGGTTGGTTGACAGTGTCGTTTTTGGATGTTGGTCAGGGCGACGCCGTGTTGATTCAATTTCCGCAGGGCGCGAGCATGCTGGTGGATAGTGGCGGTCGCCCATCATTTCGCGCGACCGGTTCATCCGGCGCTGAGGAATCGGACTTTATCGAAGACACACAAACAATCGGCGAGGCAGTCGTCTCCAATTTCCTATGGGCACAGGGCATCACCCGGATTGATTACGCGCTGCCGACGCATGCTGACACGGATCATATACAAGGGTTCAGCGATGTGTTCAACAACTTCAGCGTTGGTCGTGTCTTGTTGGCTCGCCTGCCGACCGAGGATGCCGAGTTCACATTGTTGGAATCGGCGCGTCGGGCCAATCGAATTCCAATTCAAGCGATTGCCGCCGGCGACCGATTCAGCATTGATGGCGTCGCCGTTGATGTCTTATGGCCGCCGCGCGTCCCTGTTCAACCCGCAGGGTGGGGCAATGATGAATCGGTCGTAATGAAGTTGACCTATGGGCATCGGCGCATTCTGTTGACCGGCGACATCACAGAGGTGGTCGAGCAGGTGCTGATGGGGCGGTATCCTGATCTCTCCTGCGACGTATTGAAAGTGCCGCATCACGGGAGTCGCACCTCATCATCGGAAGCGTTCATTGATCGCGTCCGGCCGCGTGATGCAGTGATTCCGGTCGGGGCGCACAGTCCATTCCGACATCCGCATCAAGAGGTGGTGGCGCGGTACCGAGCGCGGCGCGTTCGACTTTGGCAGACCGGCCATTCAGGGACGATCACGATCCGAACCGATGGGACGCGGTTGGAGATTTCCACGCATGTTCGGCAGCCATCGGGTTAG
- the ftsH gene encoding ATP-dependent zinc metalloprotease FtsH: MDSRVRQLIFWVIMIGAAVLLYNVIENSNNPGVKELSYSELLDEIEKGNGLEATFDDSEVTGKLKTNQRFRTEIANPEVQAKLAERMYAQKMQVRWRNGSSGLWLSFLTWGVPFLLFLGLWFFMLRQMQASGNKALSFGKSRARLLSNQQKRVTFKDVAGVDEAKEELAEIIEFLKDPQKFQKLGGRIPKGVLLMGPPGTGKTLLARAVAGEAGVPFFSISGSEFVEMFVGVGASRVRDLFEQGKKNAPCIIFIDEIDAVGRHRGAGLGGGHDEREQTLNQLLVEMDGFESNDGVILIASTNRPDVLDPALLRPGRFDRRIVVNRPDLKGREEILRVHTRKVTLADDVDIRVVARGTPGFTGADLANLVNEAALNAARHNRKAVTMTDMEIAKDKVLMGAERRSIVISEEEKRNTAYHEAGHTLVALKVPHADPVHKVTIIPRGMALGLTQQLPEADRYMHTREYLESQIAILMGGRIAEEIFINDVTTGASNDLERATELARKMVCEFGMSELGPLTFGQRDEQIFLGKELIRHQDYSEDTAIKIDNEVRRIVMEQYNRAKSLILEHRDAVERLAQALLEHETLEGWQIKRLVEGLPLDDSEPSSPPTQDGQPQPEEASPGLLKPSLIPPVRGGTPQPA, encoded by the coding sequence TTGGATTCAAGAGTGCGACAATTGATCTTTTGGGTCATCATGATTGGAGCGGCGGTGCTCCTGTATAACGTCATTGAGAATTCCAACAACCCCGGCGTCAAAGAGCTCTCTTACTCGGAGCTGCTGGACGAAATCGAGAAGGGCAATGGTTTGGAAGCCACATTCGATGATTCGGAAGTCACGGGCAAGCTGAAAACCAATCAGCGATTCCGAACGGAAATAGCCAATCCGGAAGTCCAGGCCAAGCTGGCTGAACGCATGTATGCCCAGAAGATGCAGGTCCGCTGGAGGAATGGCAGCAGCGGCCTATGGCTTTCGTTCCTGACGTGGGGTGTTCCGTTCCTCTTGTTTCTCGGTCTATGGTTCTTCATGCTGCGGCAGATGCAAGCCAGCGGCAACAAGGCGTTGAGCTTCGGCAAAAGCCGCGCTCGGCTGCTCTCCAATCAGCAAAAGCGCGTCACATTCAAAGACGTCGCTGGTGTGGACGAAGCCAAGGAAGAGTTGGCCGAAATCATCGAATTTCTCAAAGACCCGCAAAAGTTCCAGAAGCTCGGCGGGCGCATTCCCAAAGGCGTCTTGTTGATGGGACCACCCGGCACTGGCAAGACGTTGCTGGCGCGCGCGGTCGCTGGCGAAGCCGGTGTGCCGTTCTTCTCGATTTCTGGATCAGAGTTCGTTGAGATGTTCGTGGGCGTAGGCGCATCGCGCGTGCGCGATCTGTTCGAGCAAGGCAAAAAGAATGCTCCGTGCATCATCTTCATTGATGAGATTGACGCCGTTGGACGGCATCGCGGCGCTGGGCTGGGCGGCGGCCATGATGAGCGTGAGCAAACACTCAATCAACTGCTGGTCGAGATGGACGGATTTGAATCCAACGACGGCGTGATCCTGATCGCCTCAACCAACCGTCCGGACGTGCTCGACCCGGCCTTGCTGCGTCCCGGACGATTCGACCGTCGGATCGTTGTCAACCGACCCGATTTGAAAGGCCGCGAAGAGATTCTTCGCGTGCACACCCGAAAAGTGACGTTGGCCGATGATGTGGACATCCGCGTGGTGGCGCGCGGCACGCCTGGATTTACCGGCGCCGACTTGGCCAACCTGGTCAACGAAGCAGCCCTGAATGCAGCCCGGCACAATCGCAAGGCGGTGACCATGACCGACATGGAAATCGCTAAAGATAAGGTGCTGATGGGCGCCGAGCGTCGCTCCATTGTCATCAGTGAGGAAGAAAAACGCAACACGGCCTATCACGAGGCCGGTCATACGCTCGTCGCGTTGAAAGTGCCTCATGCTGACCCTGTCCACAAAGTCACTATCATTCCGCGCGGGATGGCGCTGGGATTGACACAACAACTGCCCGAAGCAGACCGCTACATGCACACACGCGAGTACCTGGAAAGTCAGATCGCCATCCTGATGGGAGGTCGCATCGCCGAAGAGATTTTCATCAACGACGTGACCACCGGTGCCAGCAATGACCTGGAACGCGCCACCGAGCTGGCTCGCAAGATGGTCTGCGAATTTGGTATGTCAGAACTCGGCCCGCTCACCTTCGGTCAACGCGACGAACAGATTTTCCTCGGCAAAGAGCTGATCCGCCATCAAGATTACAGCGAAGATACGGCGATCAAGATTGACAACGAGGTGCGGCGCATTGTGATGGAACAATACAACCGAGCTAAGTCGCTCATCCTGGAACATCGAGACGCTGTCGAACGATTGGCGCAAGCCCTGCTGGAACATGAAACCTTAGAAGGATGGCAGATCAAACGGCTTGTCGAAGGCCTGCCACTGGACGATTCCGAGCCGTCTTCGCCGCCCACTCAAGATGGTCAACCACAACCGGAGGAAGCTAGCCCTGGCCTGCTGAAGCCGTCTCTGATTCCACCGGTCCGTGGTGGCACGCCGCAACCAGCATAG
- the tilS gene encoding tRNA lysidine(34) synthetase TilS yields MKAFIEKVRRTIARHRMLEDGMRVIVAVSGGPDSVALLCVLHHLKQQCYPALSLHVAHLNHQLRGPESDEDEVFVQALAAQLGLPCAWTRLDIKALARQQKRNCEEVAREQRYAFLRRLAADTAAHRIATGHTMTDQAETVLMRLVRGAGADGLSAIWPVVDDLIIRPLLDVTREEVLNYCEHIGVAYRLDPTNLDLNRSRNRIRHDIMPSLSDLNPRVAESLARAAQQARCDEDYFAQLVRQVMPACLASSRPDSLSLNVAELQNLPAAVRRRVLRAAIGQFKGHMRGITAWHVEALEQLCQTGMSGRRLQLPGLVVWREFDRLTLRRPELPSPPMMQPLIVGQTAHWGSFGLTLHRALPRAVEASTPNAALLDDEALPTHLFIRARKPGDRYVPVGHRQPEKVKRLMQEHHVPVSQRAHWPLVVSGVDDSIVWTPWLPVAAPFAPTACTKRFALITIEPVE; encoded by the coding sequence ATGAAGGCGTTCATTGAAAAAGTGCGCCGCACGATAGCCCGTCATCGGATGTTAGAAGACGGCATGCGGGTGATCGTGGCGGTTTCCGGCGGGCCCGATTCAGTTGCCCTGCTGTGCGTCCTGCATCATCTGAAGCAGCAGTGCTACCCGGCGCTCTCGCTACACGTGGCGCACCTGAACCATCAGTTGCGAGGACCTGAGTCAGATGAGGATGAAGTCTTCGTGCAGGCGTTGGCTGCCCAGTTGGGCTTGCCCTGCGCGTGGACGAGACTAGACATCAAGGCGCTCGCCCGCCAGCAAAAACGAAATTGCGAAGAAGTCGCCCGAGAGCAACGATACGCGTTCTTGCGACGCCTCGCCGCAGACACAGCCGCTCACCGTATTGCGACCGGTCACACGATGACAGATCAAGCCGAGACGGTGTTGATGCGGTTGGTGCGTGGCGCCGGCGCTGATGGCTTGAGCGCCATTTGGCCGGTTGTTGATGATCTGATCATTCGTCCGTTGCTCGATGTCACGCGTGAGGAAGTGTTGAACTACTGTGAGCACATTGGCGTCGCTTACCGGCTTGACCCAACGAATCTGGACCTGAATCGCTCGCGCAATCGCATTCGTCACGACATCATGCCCTCGTTGAGTGATCTGAATCCGCGAGTCGCTGAGTCGCTGGCGCGAGCGGCTCAGCAGGCACGTTGCGACGAAGATTACTTCGCTCAGCTTGTCCGCCAAGTGATGCCGGCCTGCCTGGCCTCGTCCCGGCCTGACTCACTCAGTTTGAACGTGGCCGAACTTCAAAACCTGCCCGCGGCAGTGCGTCGGCGCGTCTTGCGTGCTGCCATTGGTCAGTTCAAAGGTCACATGCGAGGCATCACCGCTTGGCATGTAGAGGCGCTGGAACAGCTCTGTCAGACCGGCATGAGTGGCCGACGCCTCCAATTGCCGGGACTGGTCGTCTGGCGCGAGTTTGACCGGCTGACGCTACGACGCCCTGAGTTGCCTTCGCCACCGATGATGCAGCCACTGATCGTTGGCCAGACGGCTCACTGGGGATCATTTGGCCTGACGCTGCATCGCGCTCTGCCACGGGCAGTCGAAGCTTCAACGCCCAACGCCGCTCTACTGGATGATGAGGCGTTGCCAACGCATTTGTTCATTCGGGCGCGCAAGCCGGGCGACCGTTATGTGCCCGTTGGGCATCGTCAGCCGGAGAAGGTCAAACGGCTGATGCAAGAGCATCACGTGCCGGTCTCCCAACGGGCTCATTGGCCGTTGGTGGTTAGTGGTGTGGATGACTCGATTGTCTGGACTCCTTGGCTACCAGTGGCGGCGCCGTTTGCTCCGACCGCTTGCACCAAACGGTTTGCCCTCATCACTATTGAGCCGGTTGAGTGA
- the alaS gene encoding alanine--tRNA ligase, whose product MTWLEIQQMFLDFFRERGHTIVASSSLVPRSDPTLLFTNAGMVQFKDVFLGSEKKPYVRAATAQKCLRVSGKHNDLDEIGPSPRHHTFFTMLGNFSFGDYFKEEAIQFAWELLLDYYRLPLERLWFTVYENDDEAFELWKKVGAAPERILRFGEKENFWAMGETGPCGPCSEIHYFQGDDLSQNRAELVNGPGHETIEIWNLVFMQFNRDETGQMTPLPKPSVDTGMGLERLTAVLQGKRSNYETDLIRPIVEFIASLAHKDYLASSDDGVSMRVIADHARATAFLIADGVFPGNESRAYVLRKIMRRALWHGSKLGIESPFFYKVAIFVADLMGQAFPEVLDARSTIERVVTHEEKLFSSTIAGGLRKLDEVMARTAGQVIAGKDAFMLYDTFGLREDLIQYIADQRGYAVDWEGFKQEMEQQRQRAQAGWKASLADKQGAVEATSQQEIVSEFLGYDTLEAEATVTHIFVNGQKVEEATEGMQADVVLDRTPFYAEAGGQIGDTGVIEGEHLRALVTDCISKTFTEQGTALHVKHVHQLVVERGYIRVGDSVRAIVDAERRSRIRPHHTATHLVHAALRAVLGPHVKQAGSLVAPDRLRFDFTHFAPLTPDEIEEIEALVNQQILRNADVRTDVLPLDEALNAGAIAFFGEKYGTHVRVLTVPGFSVELCGGTHVSRTGDIGVFKIIKEESIGAGLRRIEAVTGKAALERFQEDEERLAQLAAMLNTSAQEVVPMVERLQAELKATQRELEQLKLKLARQSVGQIASRVRQVNGVRVLAERIEGLDAAGARELADQLLSKLESGVVVLGRVEDQKVSLVVRVSKDLVGRLHAGQIVKELARQVGGGGGGRADLAEAGGRSPEKLDDALNASVEVIERLLNS is encoded by the coding sequence ATGACATGGTTGGAAATTCAGCAGATGTTTCTTGATTTTTTCCGCGAGCGAGGTCATACGATCGTGGCCAGCTCATCGCTGGTGCCTCGCAGCGATCCCACATTGCTGTTTACCAATGCCGGTATGGTGCAATTTAAGGACGTCTTCCTCGGCAGCGAAAAGAAGCCATACGTCCGCGCTGCCACCGCGCAAAAGTGCTTGCGTGTATCGGGCAAGCACAATGATCTGGACGAGATTGGTCCTTCGCCGCGCCATCATACGTTTTTCACCATGCTGGGGAATTTCTCGTTCGGCGATTATTTCAAGGAAGAGGCCATTCAGTTTGCCTGGGAGTTGCTGCTTGATTATTACCGATTGCCGCTTGAGCGTTTGTGGTTCACCGTCTATGAAAACGACGACGAAGCATTTGAATTGTGGAAGAAAGTTGGCGCTGCGCCCGAGCGCATCCTGCGATTTGGTGAGAAAGAGAACTTCTGGGCCATGGGCGAGACCGGCCCGTGCGGGCCATGCAGTGAGATTCACTACTTTCAGGGCGACGATTTGAGTCAGAATCGCGCTGAGCTGGTCAATGGGCCAGGCCATGAGACGATTGAAATTTGGAATCTGGTGTTCATGCAGTTCAATCGTGATGAAACAGGCCAGATGACGCCGCTGCCGAAGCCGTCAGTAGATACGGGCATGGGCCTGGAGCGGCTCACCGCGGTGTTGCAAGGCAAACGCTCGAACTATGAAACAGACCTGATCCGCCCGATTGTTGAGTTCATTGCTTCATTGGCGCACAAGGATTACCTCGCTAGTAGCGACGATGGCGTATCCATGCGGGTGATCGCCGACCATGCCCGCGCTACTGCCTTCTTGATCGCCGACGGGGTGTTTCCGGGCAATGAATCGCGCGCCTACGTGTTGCGAAAGATCATGCGTCGCGCATTGTGGCATGGCAGCAAACTGGGCATCGAGTCGCCGTTCTTTTACAAGGTGGCCATCTTCGTCGCTGACCTGATGGGGCAGGCTTTTCCCGAAGTGCTGGATGCGCGGTCAACCATTGAGCGCGTGGTGACGCACGAGGAGAAATTGTTCAGTTCGACCATCGCCGGCGGGTTGCGCAAGCTCGACGAAGTTATGGCGCGCACGGCCGGGCAGGTCATCGCCGGTAAGGATGCATTCATGCTGTATGACACATTCGGGCTGCGCGAGGACCTCATTCAATACATCGCCGACCAGCGCGGCTATGCGGTGGATTGGGAGGGATTCAAGCAGGAGATGGAGCAGCAACGTCAGCGTGCGCAGGCTGGATGGAAAGCCTCGTTGGCCGACAAACAAGGGGCCGTCGAGGCAACGTCTCAACAAGAGATCGTCAGTGAATTTCTAGGATATGACACGCTCGAAGCGGAGGCGACCGTCACCCACATTTTTGTGAATGGACAAAAAGTTGAAGAAGCAACAGAAGGCATGCAGGCTGATGTCGTGCTGGACAGGACGCCGTTTTACGCCGAAGCTGGCGGACAAATCGGCGATACAGGCGTGATCGAAGGCGAGCACCTGAGAGCTTTGGTCACAGACTGCATATCGAAGACGTTCACTGAGCAAGGGACGGCGCTGCATGTCAAGCACGTCCATCAGCTCGTGGTCGAGCGAGGCTACATTCGGGTTGGCGATTCTGTCCGAGCAATAGTGGATGCTGAACGTCGGTCGCGGATTCGGCCTCATCACACGGCTACGCATCTGGTTCATGCCGCATTGCGCGCCGTGCTAGGCCCGCATGTGAAGCAAGCGGGAAGTCTGGTCGCGCCGGACCGCTTGCGGTTCGATTTCACGCATTTTGCGCCGCTCACGCCTGACGAAATCGAAGAAATTGAAGCGCTCGTCAACCAGCAAATCCTGCGCAACGCGGATGTGCGAACTGATGTTTTGCCGCTGGACGAAGCGCTCAATGCCGGCGCTATTGCGTTCTTCGGCGAGAAGTACGGGACGCATGTGCGCGTGCTGACGGTGCCTGGCTTTAGCGTCGAGTTGTGCGGCGGCACGCATGTTAGTCGAACCGGCGACATTGGCGTGTTCAAGATCATTAAGGAAGAGTCCATCGGCGCCGGCTTGCGTCGAATTGAAGCGGTTACCGGCAAAGCCGCGCTCGAACGATTTCAGGAAGATGAAGAACGGCTCGCGCAACTGGCCGCCATGTTGAATACGTCGGCGCAGGAGGTTGTGCCGATGGTCGAGCGGTTACAAGCGGAGTTGAAGGCGACGCAGCGGGAGTTGGAACAATTGAAACTGAAGCTGGCTCGGCAGTCGGTCGGTCAGATTGCTTCACGTGTGCGACAGGTCAACGGCGTGCGCGTGCTGGCTGAGCGGATCGAAGGCCTGGATGCCGCCGGCGCGCGTGAATTGGCCGATCAGCTCCTCAGTAAGCTCGAATCCGGTGTTGTCGTGTTGGGGCGCGTCGAAGATCAAAAGGTCTCGCTTGTCGTGCGTGTTTCCAAAGATTTGGTTGGACGGTTGCATGCCGGCCAGATTGTCAAAGAGTTGGCGCGTCAGGTCGGCGGTGGCGGCGGCGGGCGAGCCGATTTGGCTGAGGCTGGCGGACGTTCGCCGGAGAAGCTGGACGACGCGCTGAATGCGAGCGTCGAAGTGATCGAGCGGTTGTTGAATAGCTAG